The Prinia subflava isolate CZ2003 ecotype Zambia chromosome 13, Cam_Psub_1.2, whole genome shotgun sequence genome contains a region encoding:
- the LOC134557558 gene encoding galanin receptor type 1-like has translation MEEQENNFVLALGANTSKCSLETSQTEVPTCWAGATRGGPEVVIVPVLFGLIFLLGMVGNTLVLVVLGRLRPGGRPSRSATNIFILNLSIADFSFLLFCVPFQATIYSLPEWIFGAFFCKWVHYLAMATMLVSIFTLVAMSVDRYIAVVHAKRSPCIRSKRNAALGVAGIWLLSLLIAIPVAQHQALMSGHQQAPNSSFCWEHWANGSTAKQMYKITILLVGYLLPLLLITCCYAKVLYHLHTKVKNISKKSERSKKKTAQTVLLVVAVFLLSWLPHHVITMWAEFGHFPLNNISFTFRIISHCLAYGNSCINPILYAFLSENFRKACRQVFTCRLLLRPASAEKLARVRMENFSTTHSTTNV, from the exons ATGGAGGAGCAGGAAAACAACTTTGTGCTTGCCCTTGGAGCCAACACCAGCAAGTGCAGCCTTGAGACCAGCCAAACAGAGGTCCCAACATGCTGGGCAGGAGCAACCAGGGGTGGCCCAGAGGTGGTGATCGTACCGGTGCTTTTTGGGCTGATTTTCCTCCTGGGAATGGTGGGAAACACGTTAGTGTTGGTTGTTCTGGGGCGCCTCCGGCCGGGGGGGCGCCCATCGCGCAGTGCCACCAACATCTTCATCCTGAACTTAAGCATTGCAGacttctccttcctgctcttcTGCGTTCCCTTCCAGGCCACCATCTACTCCCTGCCAGAATGGATCTTCGGCGCCTTCTTTTGCAAGTGGGTTCACTACTTGGCCATGGCAACCATGCTGGTCAGCATCTTCACCCTGGTGGCCATGTCTGTGGACAGGTACATCGCTGTGGTGCACGCCAAGCGCTCGCCCTGCATCCGCAGCAAGCGCAACGCTGCCCTCGGCGTGGCGGGCAtctggctgctgtccctgctcattgccATCCCCGTGGCCCAGCACCAGGCACTCATGAGTGGCCACCAGCAGGCACCCAACAGCTCTttctgctgggagcactgggcaaACGGGTCCACAGCCAAGCAGATGTACAAGATCACCATCCTGCTGGTGGGAtacctcctgcccctgctgctcaTCACCTGCTGCTATGCCAAG gTTTTATACCATCTCCATACGAAAGTAAAGAACATTTCCAAGAAGTCAGAGAGATCAAAGAAGAAG acaGCGCAGACGGTGCTTCTCGTGGTTGCtgtgttcctgctctcctggctgccacaCCACGTCATCACCATGTGGGCAGAGTTTGGGCACTTTCCCCTGAACAACATCTCCTTCACCTTCCGCATCATCTCTCACTGCTTGGCCTACGGGAACTCTTGCATCAACCCCATCCTCTACGCGTTCCTCTCGGAGAATTTCCGCAAGGCCTGCCGCCAAGTCTTCACCTGCAGGCTCCTCCTGCGGCCGGCCTCCGCTGAGAAACTGGCCAGGGTGCGCATGGAGAACTTCTCCACCACCCACTCCACCACCAACGTGTAA